CTCACTGATCACGAGCCCGGACACCCGGCCGTCGGCGTCGCCGGCGAAGCGCTGCGTCGAGACCGCGTAGATCCGCTCGCCACCCTCTTCGTGGGCGCTCGACACCCGGTAGATCATCGGGTACGTCGGCCACGGCATGGCTGCCGAGCGCTGCTCCGGCGGCCGTTGCAGGATCTCGAGCTGGGTGACTGACTTCGCGCCCTGGCGCAGCGCCGTACCGAGGCAGTCCGCCCCGGTGTCGCCGCCACCGAGGATGATCACGTCCTTGCCGGCGGCTGAGATCGGCGGGGCGTCGATGTCGCCCTGCTGCACCCGGTTGGCCAACGGCAGGTAGTCCATCGCCGGGTAGATGCCCTTGAGGTCACGACCCGGTACGTCGAGGTCCCGCGGCACGGTCGACCCGCCGGCGAGCACGATCGCGTCGTGCCGCTTGCGCAGCTGCTCCGCAGTGATGTCGACACCCACGTTCACCCCGGAACGAAAACGAGTGCCCTCCTCCTCCATCTGCAGCAGCCGCAGGTCGAGGTGACGCTTCTCCATCTTGAACTCGGGGATGCCGTAACGAAGCAGGCCACCGATCCGGTCCGCCCGCTCGTAGACGACCACCGTGTGCCCGGCGCGGGTGAGCTGCTGCGCGGCGGCCAGACCCGCGGGTCCCGATCCGACGACCCCGACGGTCTTGCCGGACAGCCGCTCGGCGACCTGCGGCGAGATCCAGCCCTCGTCCCATGCCCGGTCGACGATCTCGACCTCGACCTGCTTGATCGTGACGGGGTCGGAGTTGATGCCGAGGACGCACGCGCTCTCGCAGGGTGCGGGGCAGAGCCGGCCGGTGAACTCCGGGAAGTTGTTCGTCGCGTGGAGACGTTCGATGGCCTCGCGCCAGTCCTCGCGCCAGACCAGGTCGTTCCACTCCGGGATCAGGTTGCCCAGCGGGCAGCCCTGGTGACAGAACGGGATCCCGCAGTCCATGCAACGACCGGCCTGCTTCTGCAGACGCTGTGGGTCGAAGTCCTCGTACACCTCGCGCCAGTCGGAGATCCGTACGTCGACCGGCCGGCGCTTCGGCGTTTCACGGGGGGTGGTCAGAAAGCCGCGCGGGTCAGCCATGCGACGCCGCCATGATCGCTGCGTCCACGTCCTCGCCAGCCTCCTCTGCGGCCTTCGCCGCCTCCAGCACCCGCTTGTAGTCGCGCGGCATCACCTTCGCGAACCGCACCGCCGAGGCGTCCCAGTCCGCGAGCAGCGCGGCGGCCACGACGGAGTCGGTCTCGGCTTGGTGGCGCGCGATCACCTCACGTAGGAAGTCTCGGTCGTCGGCCGAGAGCTCCTCGACGTCGACCATCTCGCCGTTGACCTTGCCCGCGTCGAGGTCGAGCACGTAGGCGATCCCGCCGGACATGCCGGCCGCGACGTTGCGCCCGGTCGGGCCGAGGATCACGACCCGCCCGCCGGTCATGTACTCGCAGGCGTGGTCGCCGACGCCCTCGACCACCGCGGTCGCACCGGAGTTGCGGACGCAGAAGCGCTCGCCGACCAGACCGCGGATGAACGCCTCTCCCCCGGTCGCGCCGTAGAGGATGACGTTGCCGGCGATGACGTTCTCCTCGGCACGGAACGGCGCGGCCTGATCGGGTCGCACCACGATCCGCCCGCCCGACAGCCCCTTGCCGAGATAGTCGTTGGAGTCACCGAGCAACCGGAGCGTGATGCCTCTCGGCACGAAGGCGCCGAACGACTGCCCGGCTGAGCCGGTGAACGTCACGTCGATGGTGCCGTCCGGCAGCCCGGCATCGGCGTACCGCTTCGTCACCTCGTGGCCGAGGATCGTGCCGACGGTCCGGTTCACGTTGCGAATGGGCAGCTCGAGCCGCACCGGCCGGGCGTCGGCCAGCGCGCCTTCGCAGAGCTGGACGAGCGTCTGGTCGAGCGCCTTGTCCAGGCCGTGGTCCTGCGCGCGGGTCTGATGCCGCGGACCGTCCACCTCCGGCTTGTGCAGGATCGGGCTGAGGTCCAGTCCCGACGCCTTCCAGTGGTCGATTGCGGCGGTGGTGTCGAGCGACTCCACCTGGCCCACCGCTTCGTCGATCGAGCGGAAGCCGAGCGCCGCCAGGTGCTCGCGGACCTCCTCGGCGACGAACTCGAAGAAGGTCTCCACGAACTCCGGCTGGCCGCTGAACCGCTTGCGCAGCTCCGGGTTCTGGGTGGCGATGCCGACCGGGCAGGTGTCGAGGTGGCAGACCCGCATCAGGATGCAGCCGGACACCACGAGCGGCGCGGTCGCGAACCCGAACTCCTCCGCCCCGAGCAACGCCGCGATCATCACGTCGCGACCGGTCTTCATCTGACCGTCGACCTGGACGACGATGCGGTCGCGCAGCCCGTTGATCATCAGCGTCTGCTGGGTCTCGGCGAGTCCGAGCTCCCAGGGCGAGCCGGCGTGCTTGAGCGAGGTCAACGGCGCCGCTCCCGTGCCGCCGTCGTGCCCGGAGATCAGTACGACGTCGGCGTGTGCCTTGGACACCCCGGCGGCGACGGTCCCCACGCCCACCTCGGCCACGAGCTTGACGTGCACCCGTGCCTGCGGGTTGGCGTTCTTCAGGTCGTGGATGAGCTGCTTGAGGTCCTCGATCGAGTAGATGTCGTGGTGCGGGGGTGGCGAGATCAGCCCGACGCCCGGTGTCGACCCGCGCGTCTTCGCGATCCACGGATAGACCTTGTTGCCGGGCAGCTGGCCGCCCTCGCCCGGCTTGGCGCCCTGCGCCATCTTGATCTGGATGTCGTCGGCGTTGGTCAGGTAGTCGCTGGTGACGCCGAACCGGCCACTGGCAACCTGCTTGATCGCGCTGCGCCGCTGCGGATCGTGGAGCCGGTCGCTGTCCTCGCCGCCTTCGCCGGTGTTGGACTTGCCGCCGAGCCGGTTCATCGCGATCGCGAGCGTCTGGTGCGCTTCGAGCGAGATCGAGCCGTACGACATCGCACCCGTCGCGAACCGCTTGACGATCTCGGAGACGGGCTCGACCTCGTCGATCGGAACCGGCGGCCGCACGCCGTCCTTGAAGCGGAACAGGCCGCGCAGCGTCATGAGCTTCTGCGCCTGCTCGTCGACGGCTGTCGAGTACTCCTTGAACACCTCGTAGCGGCCGCTGCGCGTCGCGTGCTGGAGCTTGAAGACGGTCTGCGGGTTGAACAGGTGCGGCTCGCCTTCGCGACGCCACTGGTACTCGCCGCCGACCCAAAGGCGGCGGTGCTTGTGGGGGGCTCGCGGGTAGGCGTGGGCGTGCCGGGCAGCGACCTCCTCGGCGATGGTGTCCAGCCCGACCCCACCGAGGCGTGACGTGGTCCCGGTGAAGTAGTCGTCGATCACGTCCTGCGACAGGCCGAGCGCCTCGAAGATCTGGGCGCCCGTGTAGGAGCTCTTCGTCGAGACTCCCATCTTGCTCATGACCTTGAGCACGCCCTTGCCGAGCGCCTTGATGTACTTGTGAACCGCCTCGTCGGCGTCGATTCCCGTGACGACGCCGCCACGCACCAGGTCCTCGACCGACTCCATCGCGAGGTAGGGGTTGATCGCCGCCGCGCCGTACCCGATGAGCAGGGCGACGTGATGGACCTCCCGCACGTCGCCGGCCTCGACGATGAGACCGACCTTCGTCCGCGTCTTCTCGCGGATCAGGTGGTGATGCACCGCCGCGGTCAAGAGCAGCGACGGGATCGGCGCCAGCTCGGCGTCGCTGTCGCGGTCGGACAGCACGATCAGCCGGGCACCGCCGGCGATCGCGTCGCTGACCTCCTGGCGGGCGCGCTCGATGGCGGCGCGCAGCGCCGCTCCGCCACCCGAGACCTGGTAGAGGCCCCGGACGACGTGACAGGCGAAGCCGGGCAGGTCCCCGTCGTCGTTGACGTGGATGATCTTGGCGAGCTCGTCGTTGTCGAGCACCGGGAACGGCAGCGTGACCTGCCGGCACGACGCAGGCGTCGGGTCGAGCAGGTTGCGCTCCGGCCCGATCGACGTGCCGAGCGAGGTCACGAGCTCCTCGCGGATGGCGTCCAGCGGCGGGTTGGTGACCTGCGCGAACAGCTGGGTGAAGTAGTCGAACAGCAGCCGCGGGCGAGACGACAGCGCGGCGACGGGGGTGTCGGTGCCCATCGAGCCGATCGCTTCCGCCCCGGTGCGCGCCATGGGCGCGACGATCGTGCGGAGCTCCTCCTCGGTGTAGCCGAACGCCTGCTGGCGGCGTACGACGGACTCGTGCGAGTAGACGATGTGCTCGCGGTCCGGCAGCGCGTCGAGGTGGAGCAGCCCGCCGTGCAGCCACTCGCCGTACGGGTGCGCGGCCGCCAGCTCGTCCTTGAGCTCGTCGTCGCCGACGATGCGGCCGGCAGCGGTGTCGACGAGGAACATCCGGCCCGGCTGGAGCCGTCCCTTCTGCACGACGCGATCGGCGGGGATGTCGAGCACGCCGACTTCGGAGGCGAGGACGACGCGGCCGTCGTCGGTCACCCAGTAGCGCGACGGCCGTAGCCCGTTGCGGTCGAGCACCGCCCCGATCACCGTGCCGTCGGTGAAGGCGACACACGCCGGGCCGTCCCACGGCTCCATGACGCAGGAGTGGAACTCGTAGAAGGCCTTGCGCGCCGGGTCCATCAGCGCGTTGTTCTCGTGGGCCTCGGGGATCATCATCAGAACCGCGTGCGGGAGCGAGCGACCGCCCAGGTGCAGCAGCTCGAGAACCTCGTCGAAGCTCGCCGAGTCACTCCCGCCGGGGGTCACGATCGGGAACAGCCGGGTCAGGTCACCCGGCAGCAGGTCGCTTTCCAGCAGCGCCTCACGCGCGCGCATCCAGTTCCGGTTGCCCATGACCGTGTTGATCTCGCCGTTGTGAGCGATGTAGCGGTACGGGTGCGCGAGCGGCCATGAGGGGAACGTGTTCGTGGAGAAACGGGAGTGCACCAGGCCGATCGCCGAGGCGAACCGCTCGTCGGTCAGGTCGGGGAAGAACGCCGGGAGCTGGTCGGTGGTCAGCATCCCCTTGTAGACGAGCGTGCGGCACGACAGCGACGGCAGGTAGGCGCCGACCTCGCGCTCGATGCGCTTGCGAGCACAGAACGCCATCCGCTCCAACGCCATGCCGGTCGACCCGTCGCCAGCCGCGACGAACAGCTGCCGGAAGCGCGGCATGACCGACAAGGCGGTGTCACCGAGCGAAGACGGATCGGTTGGCACCTCGCGCCAGCCGAGCACCTGCAGCGACTCCTCGGCGACGACGCGTTCGATGGCGTCGACCGCCTTGCGCTCCTCCTCGTCGTCGCTGGGCAGGAAGGCCATGCCCACGGCGTAGCCGCCGACCTCGGGCAGCTCGACGCCGGCGACCTGGCGCAGGAACGGGTCGGGAATCTGGGTCAGGATTCCCGCGCCGTCACCGGTGTTGACCTCGGCGCCGGATGCACCTCGATGGTCGAGGTTGTGCAGCGCGGTCAGCGCGTCGGCGACGATCGCGTGGCTGCTGCGGCCGTGCATGTCGGCAACGAAGGCGACGCCACACGCGTCGTGCTCGTGCTTGCCGTCGTACAGACCCTGCGCCGCGGGGGTCGCGGCGGACCGGAACGGCTCACCGGGGACCAGCGACCCGGCGCGCGGCGGTGAACTCGACATTGGCGACCCGTCCTTTGAATCGTCGCACGGCGCACGCGAACCGGCCTGGGGTACGGCCATACGGTGCGGTTACGTGATGCGGGACGGCGTCGGCCCAGCCCGTTCAGGTTACCTCAGCGTTACACAGCCGGACCAACGGGATATCCGTCATGTTGCGAGCAGGGTGGAAACGGCGACGTTCCTACCCTGAGACGCCGGCGCCAATCGCGTGGCCCACGCCGTACACCACGGCGACCGTCACCGAGCCGAGCACGAGCTGGCGCACCGCACCGACGCCCACCGGCCGGTGGGTGAACCGCGCCACCGCCCCTCCCATGACCAGCAGCAGCGCGGCGCCGAGCACGATCGACCAGATGAGGGTGCGAGCGCCCAGCAGGTAGGGCAGCAACGGCACGACCGCGCCGATCCCAAAGGTGACGAACGACAGCCCGCCCGCGACATACGGCGACGGCTGCTCGTCCGGGTCGACCCCGAGCTCCTCGCGGACGTGGACCCGCCAGGCCTCGTCGGGGTCCTTGGACACTTCGCGTGCCACCCGGTCGGCGAGCTCGCGGGGAAGCCCGCGCCGGCGGAACAGACCGGCGAGCTCACGCTCCTCCGCGGCCGGGCTGCGCTCGATCTCGGCTCGCTCCTTCTCGATCTCCGCCTGGACCAGGTGGGTTTGGGAGGCCACCGACGTCCACTCCCCCACGGCCATCGAGAACGAGCCGGCGAGCAGGCCGGCGAGACCGGCCAGGATGATCTGGTGGGACGATGCGCTGGCGCCGGCGACACCTGCGACGAGGGCGCCGTTGGAGACCAGCCCGTCCATCGCACCGAACACCGCCGGGCGCAACAGCCCGGCGTTGACGTCGCGGTGCGAGTGGTGGATCTCGCCGCCGGTACCTGCGACGGCGGGCATCGACTCCCTCATCGGGTGACCTCCGCGGCCGACCCGACGTCGCGCTCGTCGGTGTGGGCCGGCGCTTCGGCTCGGGGCCGGCCGGCCAGGTAGAAGTACGCCGCCGCGGCGACGAACACGATCACGCTGGTCCAGTCGTTGAGCCGAAGCCCGAGGAAGCGGTGTGCGTCGTCGATGCGCAGCGACTCGATCCAGCCGCGCCCTGCCGTGTAGAGCATCACGTAGAGCGCGAACGCCCGACCCCGGGTGAAGTGGCGACGGCGGTCCGCCCAGATCACGACGAGCGCGACGCCGAGGTCCCAGATCGACTCGTAGAGGAAGGTCGGCTGGTAGTAGGCGACGAGCTGATACTTCGCGATGTAGGCGCCGGCGGCGTTCATCGGCCGGTGCGACGGGTCGATGTGCAACCCCCACGGCAGCGACGTCGGGCGCCCGTAGAGCTCCTGGTTGAACCAGTTCCCCCAGCGCCCGAGCGCCTGCGCGACCGGCAACGCCGGAGCGAGTGAGTCCGCGACCATCGCGAAGCTCAGCTTGTAGTGCCGGCACGCCAGCCACGCGCCGAGCGCGCCGAACACGACGGCGCCCCAGATCCCGAGGCCGCCGTCCCAGATCTTCAGTGCCGCGACGGTGCCCTGGCCGTTCTTCCCCCAGTACAGCTCCGGGTTGGTCGCGAGGTGGTAGATCCGCGCACCGACCAGGCCGAACGGCACCGCCCAGGTGGCAACGTCGGCGATCGCCCCTTTACGGCCACCACGCGCGACGAACCGTCGATCGCCGATGATCGCCGCCGCGATGACGCCGGCGATGATGCACAGCGCGTAGAACCGGATCGGGAACGGTCCGACGTGCACGAGGTTGCGCGACGGACTCGGGATGTGAGCGGGCAGCATCTCCGACCACACTAGTGAGCGGCGCGTACGCCGGCCGCGAGCTCCTTCGCGAGCGTCCCGACTGCGGCCGCACCCGCGGACTCGGTCGTCGCATCGAGCAGGCAGCGCACCAGCGCCGATCCGACGATCACGCCGTCGGCGTACCTCGCCGTCTCCGCGGCCTGGTCACCGGTCGAGACCCCTAGGCCGACCCCGATCGGGAGGTCGGTGGCCGAGCGGACGCGCGCCACGAGCTCTGGCGCGGCAGCCGAGGTCGCGGTCCGCGCACCCGTGACGCCCATCGTCGACGCCGCGTAGACCCAGCCGCGGCAGGCCGCAACGGTGCTTGCGATGCGCTCCGGCTTCGACGACGGCGCGACCAGGAACACTCGCTCGAGGCCGGCACGATCGGACACGTCGAGCCACTCCGCGCCTTCGTCAGGGATCAGGTCGGGAGTGATCAGACCCTGTCCACCCGCCGACTGGAGGTCCTTCGCGAACCGCTCCACGCCGTAGGCGAGCACCGGGTTCCAGTACGTCATCAGGACGACCGGTACGCCGAGCGCTGCCGTCGCCTCGATGGTCCGGAGTACGTCGGTGATGCGCGTCCCGGATCGCAGCGCCTGCTCGGTCGCCGCCTGGATCGTCGGACCGTCGAGCACCGGGTCGCTGTAGGGCAACCCCACCTCGATGATGTCGACGCCGCCGTCGACGAGCGCGCGCATCGCTTCAAGGCAACCGTCGTACGACGGATAGCCGGCCGGCAGGTATCCGACGAAGGCAGCGCGTCCTTCCGCCTTCGCCGCGGCATAGGCCTGCCCGGTCGACCCAGTCATACGAGACCGAACCAGTGGGCGGCCGTGTCCATGTCCTTGTCGCCACGGCCGGACAGGTTGACCAACAGGATCGAGTCGGGTTCGCGCCGCGCCAACGAGCGCGCTCCGGCCAGGGCGTGCGAGCTCTCGATCGCCGGGATGATGCCCTCGGTCCGGCAGAGCAGCCGGAACGCCTCCATCGCGTCCTCGTCGTC
This genomic interval from Mycobacteriales bacterium contains the following:
- a CDS encoding glutamate synthase subunit beta, with the protein product MADPRGFLTTPRETPKRRPVDVRISDWREVYEDFDPQRLQKQAGRCMDCGIPFCHQGCPLGNLIPEWNDLVWREDWREAIERLHATNNFPEFTGRLCPAPCESACVLGINSDPVTIKQVEVEIVDRAWDEGWISPQVAERLSGKTVGVVGSGPAGLAAAQQLTRAGHTVVVYERADRIGGLLRYGIPEFKMEKRHLDLRLLQMEEEGTRFRSGVNVGVDITAEQLRKRHDAIVLAGGSTVPRDLDVPGRDLKGIYPAMDYLPLANRVQQGDIDAPPISAAGKDVIILGGGDTGADCLGTALRQGAKSVTQLEILQRPPEQRSAAMPWPTYPMIYRVSSAHEEGGERIYAVSTQRFAGDADGRVSGLVISEVDEKFAPIEGTEKELPAQLVLLAMGFLGPEKGALLDGLGVSYDQRGNVARDGEWMTDSDGVFVCGDMGRGQSLIVWAIAEGRACAASVDRWLMGDTQLPSPVLPTDRPIA
- the gltB gene encoding glutamate synthase large subunit, encoding MSSSPPRAGSLVPGEPFRSAATPAAQGLYDGKHEHDACGVAFVADMHGRSSHAIVADALTALHNLDHRGASGAEVNTGDGAGILTQIPDPFLRQVAGVELPEVGGYAVGMAFLPSDDEEERKAVDAIERVVAEESLQVLGWREVPTDPSSLGDTALSVMPRFRQLFVAAGDGSTGMALERMAFCARKRIEREVGAYLPSLSCRTLVYKGMLTTDQLPAFFPDLTDERFASAIGLVHSRFSTNTFPSWPLAHPYRYIAHNGEINTVMGNRNWMRAREALLESDLLPGDLTRLFPIVTPGGSDSASFDEVLELLHLGGRSLPHAVLMMIPEAHENNALMDPARKAFYEFHSCVMEPWDGPACVAFTDGTVIGAVLDRNGLRPSRYWVTDDGRVVLASEVGVLDIPADRVVQKGRLQPGRMFLVDTAAGRIVGDDELKDELAAAHPYGEWLHGGLLHLDALPDREHIVYSHESVVRRQQAFGYTEEELRTIVAPMARTGAEAIGSMGTDTPVAALSSRPRLLFDYFTQLFAQVTNPPLDAIREELVTSLGTSIGPERNLLDPTPASCRQVTLPFPVLDNDELAKIIHVNDDGDLPGFACHVVRGLYQVSGGGAALRAAIERARQEVSDAIAGGARLIVLSDRDSDAELAPIPSLLLTAAVHHHLIREKTRTKVGLIVEAGDVREVHHVALLIGYGAAAINPYLAMESVEDLVRGGVVTGIDADEAVHKYIKALGKGVLKVMSKMGVSTKSSYTGAQIFEALGLSQDVIDDYFTGTTSRLGGVGLDTIAEEVAARHAHAYPRAPHKHRRLWVGGEYQWRREGEPHLFNPQTVFKLQHATRSGRYEVFKEYSTAVDEQAQKLMTLRGLFRFKDGVRPPVPIDEVEPVSEIVKRFATGAMSYGSISLEAHQTLAIAMNRLGGKSNTGEGGEDSDRLHDPQRRSAIKQVASGRFGVTSDYLTNADDIQIKMAQGAKPGEGGQLPGNKVYPWIAKTRGSTPGVGLISPPPHHDIYSIEDLKQLIHDLKNANPQARVHVKLVAEVGVGTVAAGVSKAHADVVLISGHDGGTGAAPLTSLKHAGSPWELGLAETQQTLMINGLRDRIVVQVDGQMKTGRDVMIAALLGAEEFGFATAPLVVSGCILMRVCHLDTCPVGIATQNPELRKRFSGQPEFVETFFEFVAEEVREHLAALGFRSIDEAVGQVESLDTTAAIDHWKASGLDLSPILHKPEVDGPRHQTRAQDHGLDKALDQTLVQLCEGALADARPVRLELPIRNVNRTVGTILGHEVTKRYADAGLPDGTIDVTFTGSAGQSFGAFVPRGITLRLLGDSNDYLGKGLSGGRIVVRPDQAAPFRAEENVIAGNVILYGATGGEAFIRGLVGERFCVRNSGATAVVEGVGDHACEYMTGGRVVILGPTGRNVAAGMSGGIAYVLDLDAGKVNGEMVDVEELSADDRDFLREVIARHQAETDSVVAAALLADWDASAVRFAKVMPRDYKRVLEAAKAAEEAGEDVDAAIMAASHG
- a CDS encoding VIT1/CCC1 transporter family protein; protein product: MRESMPAVAGTGGEIHHSHRDVNAGLLRPAVFGAMDGLVSNGALVAGVAGASASSHQIILAGLAGLLAGSFSMAVGEWTSVASQTHLVQAEIEKERAEIERSPAAEERELAGLFRRRGLPRELADRVAREVSKDPDEAWRVHVREELGVDPDEQPSPYVAGGLSFVTFGIGAVVPLLPYLLGARTLIWSIVLGAALLLVMGGAVARFTHRPVGVGAVRQLVLGSVTVAVVYGVGHAIGAGVSG
- the lgt gene encoding prolipoprotein diacylglyceryl transferase — protein: MLPAHIPSPSRNLVHVGPFPIRFYALCIIAGVIAAAIIGDRRFVARGGRKGAIADVATWAVPFGLVGARIYHLATNPELYWGKNGQGTVAALKIWDGGLGIWGAVVFGALGAWLACRHYKLSFAMVADSLAPALPVAQALGRWGNWFNQELYGRPTSLPWGLHIDPSHRPMNAAGAYIAKYQLVAYYQPTFLYESIWDLGVALVVIWADRRRHFTRGRAFALYVMLYTAGRGWIESLRIDDAHRFLGLRLNDWTSVIVFVAAAAYFYLAGRPRAEAPAHTDERDVGSAAEVTR
- the trpA gene encoding tryptophan synthase subunit alpha, which codes for MTGSTGQAYAAAKAEGRAAFVGYLPAGYPSYDGCLEAMRALVDGGVDIIEVGLPYSDPVLDGPTIQAATEQALRSGTRITDVLRTIEATAALGVPVVLMTYWNPVLAYGVERFAKDLQSAGGQGLITPDLIPDEGAEWLDVSDRAGLERVFLVAPSSKPERIASTVAACRGWVYAASTMGVTGARTATSAAAPELVARVRSATDLPIGVGLGVSTGDQAAETARYADGVIVGSALVRCLLDATTESAGAAAVGTLAKELAAGVRAAH